In Oryza sativa Japonica Group chromosome 3, ASM3414082v1, one DNA window encodes the following:
- the LOC4334396 gene encoding casein kinase 1-like protein HD16 isoform 1 (isoform 1 is encoded by transcript variant 1), translating to MPELRGGVWRARLRSKKVYDVQDADPAASPVSPAPRGRTGRRGGAAAGRGNKTVAEGGGRKALKPRGKGCRAVDLCKDQPCKDLPEVIARKAVTGKAQEDLGLNKVADRAANLMMDGESGDKFAAAEDESTTTPVPERVQVGNSPEYITDRKLGKGGFGQVYVGRRVSGGGSRTGPDAQEVALKFEHRSSKGCNYGPPYEWQVYHTLNGCYGIPSVHYKGRLGDYYILVMDMLGPSLWDVWNSVGQAMSAHMVACIAVEAISILEKLHSKGFVHGDVKPENFLLGHPGSVDEKKLFLIDLGLASRWKEASSGQHVDYDQRPDVFRGTIRYASVHAHLGRTGSRRDDLESLAYTLIFLIRGRLPWQGYQGDNKSFLVCKKKMATSPELLCCFCPAPFKHFLEMVTNMKFDEEPNYPKLISLFDGLIEGPASRPIRIDGALKVGQKRGRMVVNLDDDEQPKKKVRLGSPATQWISVYNARRPMKQRYHYNVADSRLHQHIEKGNEDGLYISCVSSSANFWALIMDAGTGFCSQVYELSQVFLHKDWIMEQWEKNYYITAIAGATNGSSLVVMSKGTPYTQQSYKVSESFPYKWINKKWKEGFHVTSMATAGNRWGVVMSRNAGYSHQVVELDFLYPSEGIHRRWETGYRITSTAATPDQAAFILSIPKRKPMDETQETLRTSSFPSNHVKEKWSKNLYIASICYGRTVC from the exons ATGCCAGAGTTGCGGGGTGGTGTTTGGAGAGCTCGTCTGAGGTCCAAGAAGGTTTACGACGTCCAGGACGCAGATCCAGCTGCGAGTCCGGTGTCGCCAGCTCCGCGGGGGAGGACTGGAAGGCGCGGCGGTGCTGCGGCTGGCAGAGGCAACAAGACAGTTgctgagggaggagggaggaaagCTCTGAAGCCTAGAGGAAAGGGGTGCAGGGCTGTTGATTTGTGTAAGGATCAACCTTGCAAGGACCTCCCTGAAGTTATTGCTAGAAAGGCGGTTACCGGCAAAGCCCAGGAGGACCTTGGTTTGAACAAGGTAGCTGACAGAGCTGCGAACTTGATGATGGACGGCGAAAGTGGAGACAAATTTGCTGCGGCAGAAGATGAATCCACTACAACACCAGTTCCTGAGCGG GTTCAAGTAGGCAATTCCCCAGAGTATATAACTGATAGGAAGTTGGGTAAAGGTGGATTTGGTCAGGTCTATGTTGGTCGAAGAGTATCTGGTGGAGGTTCTCGCACGGGTCCAGATGCGCAAGAG GTTGCGCTTAAATTTGAGCACCGAAGCAGTAAAGGATGTAACTATGGCCCTCCATACGAGTGGCAGGTTTACCA CACTCTCAATGGTTGTTATGGCATACCATCAGTCCACTATAAGGGTCGTTTGGGAGACTACTACATTCTT GTAATGGATATGCTTGGTCCCAGCCTCTGGGATGTGTGGAATTCAGTGGGACAGGC GATGTCTGCCCATATGGTTGCTTGCATTGCTGTGGAAGCGATATCAATTCTTGAGAAGCTTCACTCTAAAGG GTTTGTACATGGTGATGTCAAACCAGAGAATTTTTTGCTTGGTCATCCTGGGTCAGTTGATGAGAAGAAGCTTTTCCTGATTGATCTTGGTTTAG CATCCAGGTGGAAAGAAGCATCATCTGGTCAGCATGTTGACTATGATCAGAGGCCAGATGTCTTTAG GGGAACAATTAGATACGCTAGCGTCCATGCCCACTTAGGTCGTACAGGTAGCAGGAGGGATGATTTAGAGTCACTGGCTTACACCCTAATCTTTTTAATAAGAGGGAGATTACCTTGGCAAGGGTATCAG GGAGATAACAAGAGTTTTCTTGTTTGTAAGAAGAAAATGGCTACTTCACCAGAGTTGCTGTGTTGCTTCTGTCCAGCTCCGTTCAAACATTTTCTAGAGATGGTCACTAACATGAAATTTGACGAAGAGCCAAACTATCCAAAACTTATTTCTCTCTTTGATGGTTTGATTGAAGGGCCTGCTTCAAGGCCCATCAGAATTGATGGAGCTCTGAAG GTTGGGCAAAAACGTGGAAGAATGGTTGTAAATCTTGACGATGATGAACAGCCCAAGAAGAAAGTTAGGTTGGGAAGCCCAGCAACTCAATGGATCTCAGTTTATAATGCTAGGCGGCCCATGAAGCAGAG ATATCACTATAATGTTGCTgattcaaggctgcatcagcaTATAGAAAAAGGCAATGAAGATGGGCTGTACATTAGTTGTGTCTCTTCTTCCGCAAATTTTTGGGCTCTCATAATGGATGCTGGGACTGGCTTTTGTTCCCAAGTTTATGAGCTTTCACAAGTGTTTCTGCACAAG GATTGGATTATGGAGCAGTGGGAGAAGAATTATTACATAACGGCAATAGCAGGAGCAACCAATGGAAGCTCATTGGTTGTAATGTCCAAAG GAACTCCATACACACAGCAGTCATACAAAGTCAGTGAATCCTTTCCTTACAAGTGGATTAACAAAAAGTGGAAAGAAGGTTTCCATGTGACATCTATGGCTACTGCTGGAAACCGTTGGGGAGTTGTCATGTCAAGAAATGCAGGCTATTCCCATCAG GTGGTAGAGTTGGACTTTCTATATCCAAGTGAAGGGATCCATCGGCGATGGGAGACAGGTTACAGAATAACTTCGACTGCAGCAACTCCTGACCAAGCTGCCTTCATCTTGAGCATACCAAAGAGGAAGCCAATGGACGAGACACAAGAAACTCTTCGAACTTCCTCCTTTCCCAGCAACCATGTCAAG GAAAAATGGTCAAAGAACCTATACATCGCTTCAATCTGCTACGGCCGGACCGTATGCTGA
- the LOC4334396 gene encoding casein kinase 1-like protein HD16 isoform 2 (isoform 2 is encoded by transcript variant 3) — translation MPELRGGVWRARLRSKKVYDVQDADPAASPVSPAPRGRTGRRGGAAAGRGNKTVAEGGGRKALKPRGKGCRAVDLCKDQPCKDLPEVIARKAVTGKAQEDLGLNKVADRAANLMMDGESGDKFAAAEDESTTTPVPERVMDMLGPSLWDVWNSVGQAMSAHMVACIAVEAISILEKLHSKGFVHGDVKPENFLLGHPGSVDEKKLFLIDLGLASRWKEASSGQHVDYDQRPDVFRGTIRYASVHAHLGRTGSRRDDLESLAYTLIFLIRGRLPWQGYQGDNKSFLVCKKKMATSPELLCCFCPAPFKHFLEMVTNMKFDEEPNYPKLISLFDGLIEGPASRPIRIDGALKVGQKRGRMVVNLDDDEQPKKKVRLGSPATQWISVYNARRPMKQRYHYNVADSRLHQHIEKGNEDGLYISCVSSSANFWALIMDAGTGFCSQVYELSQVFLHKDWIMEQWEKNYYITAIAGATNGSSLVVMSKGTPYTQQSYKVSESFPYKWINKKWKEGFHVTSMATAGNRWGVVMSRNAGYSHQVVELDFLYPSEGIHRRWETGYRITSTAATPDQAAFILSIPKRKPMDETQETLRTSSFPSNHVKEKWSKNLYIASICYGRTVC, via the exons ATGCCAGAGTTGCGGGGTGGTGTTTGGAGAGCTCGTCTGAGGTCCAAGAAGGTTTACGACGTCCAGGACGCAGATCCAGCTGCGAGTCCGGTGTCGCCAGCTCCGCGGGGGAGGACTGGAAGGCGCGGCGGTGCTGCGGCTGGCAGAGGCAACAAGACAGTTgctgagggaggagggaggaaagCTCTGAAGCCTAGAGGAAAGGGGTGCAGGGCTGTTGATTTGTGTAAGGATCAACCTTGCAAGGACCTCCCTGAAGTTATTGCTAGAAAGGCGGTTACCGGCAAAGCCCAGGAGGACCTTGGTTTGAACAAGGTAGCTGACAGAGCTGCGAACTTGATGATGGACGGCGAAAGTGGAGACAAATTTGCTGCGGCAGAAGATGAATCCACTACAACACCAGTTCCTGAGCGG GTAATGGATATGCTTGGTCCCAGCCTCTGGGATGTGTGGAATTCAGTGGGACAGGC GATGTCTGCCCATATGGTTGCTTGCATTGCTGTGGAAGCGATATCAATTCTTGAGAAGCTTCACTCTAAAGG GTTTGTACATGGTGATGTCAAACCAGAGAATTTTTTGCTTGGTCATCCTGGGTCAGTTGATGAGAAGAAGCTTTTCCTGATTGATCTTGGTTTAG CATCCAGGTGGAAAGAAGCATCATCTGGTCAGCATGTTGACTATGATCAGAGGCCAGATGTCTTTAG GGGAACAATTAGATACGCTAGCGTCCATGCCCACTTAGGTCGTACAGGTAGCAGGAGGGATGATTTAGAGTCACTGGCTTACACCCTAATCTTTTTAATAAGAGGGAGATTACCTTGGCAAGGGTATCAG GGAGATAACAAGAGTTTTCTTGTTTGTAAGAAGAAAATGGCTACTTCACCAGAGTTGCTGTGTTGCTTCTGTCCAGCTCCGTTCAAACATTTTCTAGAGATGGTCACTAACATGAAATTTGACGAAGAGCCAAACTATCCAAAACTTATTTCTCTCTTTGATGGTTTGATTGAAGGGCCTGCTTCAAGGCCCATCAGAATTGATGGAGCTCTGAAG GTTGGGCAAAAACGTGGAAGAATGGTTGTAAATCTTGACGATGATGAACAGCCCAAGAAGAAAGTTAGGTTGGGAAGCCCAGCAACTCAATGGATCTCAGTTTATAATGCTAGGCGGCCCATGAAGCAGAG ATATCACTATAATGTTGCTgattcaaggctgcatcagcaTATAGAAAAAGGCAATGAAGATGGGCTGTACATTAGTTGTGTCTCTTCTTCCGCAAATTTTTGGGCTCTCATAATGGATGCTGGGACTGGCTTTTGTTCCCAAGTTTATGAGCTTTCACAAGTGTTTCTGCACAAG GATTGGATTATGGAGCAGTGGGAGAAGAATTATTACATAACGGCAATAGCAGGAGCAACCAATGGAAGCTCATTGGTTGTAATGTCCAAAG GAACTCCATACACACAGCAGTCATACAAAGTCAGTGAATCCTTTCCTTACAAGTGGATTAACAAAAAGTGGAAAGAAGGTTTCCATGTGACATCTATGGCTACTGCTGGAAACCGTTGGGGAGTTGTCATGTCAAGAAATGCAGGCTATTCCCATCAG GTGGTAGAGTTGGACTTTCTATATCCAAGTGAAGGGATCCATCGGCGATGGGAGACAGGTTACAGAATAACTTCGACTGCAGCAACTCCTGACCAAGCTGCCTTCATCTTGAGCATACCAAAGAGGAAGCCAATGGACGAGACACAAGAAACTCTTCGAACTTCCTCCTTTCCCAGCAACCATGTCAAG GAAAAATGGTCAAAGAACCTATACATCGCTTCAATCTGCTACGGCCGGACCGTATGCTGA
- the LOC4334396 gene encoding casein kinase 1-like protein HD16 isoform X1, with protein MDMLGPSLWDVWNSVGQAMSAHMVACIAVEAISILEKLHSKGFVHGDVKPENFLLGHPGSVDEKKLFLIDLGLASRWKEASSGQHVDYDQRPDVFRGTIRYASVHAHLGRTGSRRDDLESLAYTLIFLIRGRLPWQGYQGDNKSFLVCKKKMATSPELLCCFCPAPFKHFLEMVTNMKFDEEPNYPKLISLFDGLIEGPASRPIRIDGALKVGQKRGRMVVNLDDDEQPKKKVRLGSPATQWISVYNARRPMKQRYHYNVADSRLHQHIEKGNEDGLYISCVSSSANFWALIMDAGTGFCSQVYELSQVFLHKDWIMEQWEKNYYITAIAGATNGSSLVVMSKGTPYTQQSYKVSESFPYKWINKKWKEGFHVTSMATAGNRWGVVMSRNAGYSHQVVELDFLYPSEGIHRRWETGYRITSTAATPDQAAFILSIPKRKPMDETQETLRTSSFPSNHVKEKWSKNLYIASICYGRTVC; from the exons ATGGATATGCTTGGTCCCAGCCTCTGGGATGTGTGGAATTCAGTGGGACAGGC GATGTCTGCCCATATGGTTGCTTGCATTGCTGTGGAAGCGATATCAATTCTTGAGAAGCTTCACTCTAAAGG GTTTGTACATGGTGATGTCAAACCAGAGAATTTTTTGCTTGGTCATCCTGGGTCAGTTGATGAGAAGAAGCTTTTCCTGATTGATCTTGGTTTAG CATCCAGGTGGAAAGAAGCATCATCTGGTCAGCATGTTGACTATGATCAGAGGCCAGATGTCTTTAG GGGAACAATTAGATACGCTAGCGTCCATGCCCACTTAGGTCGTACAGGTAGCAGGAGGGATGATTTAGAGTCACTGGCTTACACCCTAATCTTTTTAATAAGAGGGAGATTACCTTGGCAAGGGTATCAG GGAGATAACAAGAGTTTTCTTGTTTGTAAGAAGAAAATGGCTACTTCACCAGAGTTGCTGTGTTGCTTCTGTCCAGCTCCGTTCAAACATTTTCTAGAGATGGTCACTAACATGAAATTTGACGAAGAGCCAAACTATCCAAAACTTATTTCTCTCTTTGATGGTTTGATTGAAGGGCCTGCTTCAAGGCCCATCAGAATTGATGGAGCTCTGAAG GTTGGGCAAAAACGTGGAAGAATGGTTGTAAATCTTGACGATGATGAACAGCCCAAGAAGAAAGTTAGGTTGGGAAGCCCAGCAACTCAATGGATCTCAGTTTATAATGCTAGGCGGCCCATGAAGCAGAG ATATCACTATAATGTTGCTgattcaaggctgcatcagcaTATAGAAAAAGGCAATGAAGATGGGCTGTACATTAGTTGTGTCTCTTCTTCCGCAAATTTTTGGGCTCTCATAATGGATGCTGGGACTGGCTTTTGTTCCCAAGTTTATGAGCTTTCACAAGTGTTTCTGCACAAG GATTGGATTATGGAGCAGTGGGAGAAGAATTATTACATAACGGCAATAGCAGGAGCAACCAATGGAAGCTCATTGGTTGTAATGTCCAAAG GAACTCCATACACACAGCAGTCATACAAAGTCAGTGAATCCTTTCCTTACAAGTGGATTAACAAAAAGTGGAAAGAAGGTTTCCATGTGACATCTATGGCTACTGCTGGAAACCGTTGGGGAGTTGTCATGTCAAGAAATGCAGGCTATTCCCATCAG GTGGTAGAGTTGGACTTTCTATATCCAAGTGAAGGGATCCATCGGCGATGGGAGACAGGTTACAGAATAACTTCGACTGCAGCAACTCCTGACCAAGCTGCCTTCATCTTGAGCATACCAAAGAGGAAGCCAATGGACGAGACACAAGAAACTCTTCGAACTTCCTCCTTTCCCAGCAACCATGTCAAG GAAAAATGGTCAAAGAACCTATACATCGCTTCAATCTGCTACGGCCGGACCGTATGCTGA
- the LOC4334397 gene encoding type IV inositol polyphosphate 5-phosphatase 7 isoform X1: MREESNKKSKLSWSKSLVRKWFNIKSKANDFHADYDASQGRNGHGGEWRTSCSEREAGTAKKSRTDRMPKKNADCIRRGRTESDVSRLTEVQDYRIFASTWNVGGKSPSKGLDLDEWLHSSPPADIYILGFQEIVPLNAGNVLGTEDNVPAKKWVSLIRRTLNRNPGASSYGGYHTPSPVPDPVVELDADFEGSSRRHDNLSFFHRRSFQNLSQSLRVEGNYMSSQPRLDRRFSVCDPVSLGGRPSDFDGNFPCAGSPDDEYIEEDGSNGTYFSPFPYGYGTSIAMEENDEQPNTSRYCLVASKQMVGIFLTVWVRSELRNDVKNLKVSCVGRGLMGYLGNKGSISISMSLHHTSFCFICCHLTSGEKEGDELRRNSDVMEILRKTRFPRVRGAGDIKSPETILEHDRIIWLGDLNYRISLSYCSAKALVEMHNWKQLLEKDQLRIERRCGRVFQGWKEGRIYFPPTYKYSFNSDRYSGECVHSKEKRRTPAWCDRILWHGNGLIQLSYVRGESRFSDHRPVYSIFMAEVEIIRQRRRNMGCFNSRVEVEELLPYSYSFGDIKFN, translated from the exons ATGAGGGAAGAGAGCAACAAGAAGAGCAAG CTCTCATGGTCCAAATCCCTTGTGAGGAAGTGGTTCAACATCAAGAGCAAGGCAAACGATTTCCATGCGGACTATGATGCTAGCCAAG GAAGAAATGGTCATGGAGGTGAATGGAGGACCAGCTGCTCAGAGAGGGAGGCAGGCACAGCCAAGAAAAGCAGAACTG ACCGGATGCCAAAGAAGAATGCCGACTGCATTCGTCGAGGAAGGACTGAATCTGATGTGTCACGCCTGACTGAAGTTCAAGATTACAG AATATTTGCTTCAACATGGAATGTGGGTGGTAAATCCCCATCAAAGGGATTAGATTTAGATGAGTGGCTCCACTCTTCACCTCCTGCTGATATCTATATTCTAGG ATTTCAAGAAATTGTTCCTTTGAATGCTGGAAATGTTCTTGGTACTGAAGATAATGTTCCAGCAAAAAAGTGGGTATCCCTCATTAGGAGGACACTGAACAGGAATCCTGGGGCTAGCAGCTATGGTGGCTATCACACACCATCTCCTGTCCCTGATCCAGTTGTTGAACTAGATGCTGATTTTGAGGGATCATCGAGAAGACATGATAACTTGTCATTTTTCCATCGGCGATCATTCCAGAACCTTAGTCAGAGTTTAAGAGTCGAAGGAAATTATATGTCATCACAGCCAAGGTTGGACCGTAGGTTCAGCGTTTGTGACCCAGTTAGCTTGGGCGGCAGACCAAGTGATTTTGATGGAAATTTCCCATGTGCGGGATCACCAGATGATGAATATATTGAGGAGGATGGAAGCAATGGAACTTATTTTTCACCGTTTCCATATGGCTACGGTACCTCAATAGCTATGGAGGAAAACGATGAGCAACCAAATACCTCTAG GTACTGTTTGGTTGCCAGCAAGCAGATGGTTGGTATATTTCTCACAGTTTGGGTGCGCAGCGAATTAAGAAATGATGTGAAAAATCTTAAAGTCTCTTGTGTTGGTAGAGGTCTAATGGGGTATCTTGGAAATAAG GGTTCGATATCAATAAGCATGTCTTTGCATCACACATCCTTTTGTTTTATCTGTTGTCATTTGACATCTGGAGAAAAGGAGGGGGATGAATTGCGCAGAAATTCTGATGTTATGGAAATCTTAAGAAAGACTAGATTTCCTCGGGTTCGTGGTGCTGGTGACATTAAGTCACCAGAAACCATTCTTGAGCATGA TCGTATCATATGGCTTGGGGATTTGAATTACCGGATTTCCCTTTCATACTGCTCGGCAAAAGCACTCGTTGAAATGCATAACTGGAAGCAACTGTTGGAGAAAGATCAA CTACGAATAGAACGAAGATGCGGACGCGTTTTCCAGGGGTGGAAAGAAGGACGGATTTATTTTCCTCCAACATACAAATATTCATTCAACTCAGATCGCTATTCTGGGGAGTGTGTGCATTCAAAGGAAAAGCGAAGAACACCAGCTTG GTGCGATCGTATTCTATGGCATGGTAATGGACTCATTCAGTTATCTTATGTTCGTGGAGAGTCGCGCTTCTCCGACCATAGACCGGTGTACAGCATTTTCATGGCGGAGGTTGAAATTATCCGCCAGAGGAGAAGAAATATGGGCTGTTTCAACTCTAGAGTTGAGGTGGAAGAGCTTCTGCCATATTCTTACAGCTTTGGAGACATCAAGTTCAACTAA
- the LOC4334397 gene encoding type IV inositol polyphosphate 5-phosphatase 7 isoform X2, which yields MRTMMLAKFGLNLLGDPGRNGHGGEWRTSCSEREAGTAKKSRTDRMPKKNADCIRRGRTESDVSRLTEVQDYRIFASTWNVGGKSPSKGLDLDEWLHSSPPADIYILGFQEIVPLNAGNVLGTEDNVPAKKWVSLIRRTLNRNPGASSYGGYHTPSPVPDPVVELDADFEGSSRRHDNLSFFHRRSFQNLSQSLRVEGNYMSSQPRLDRRFSVCDPVSLGGRPSDFDGNFPCAGSPDDEYIEEDGSNGTYFSPFPYGYGTSIAMEENDEQPNTSRYCLVASKQMVGIFLTVWVRSELRNDVKNLKVSCVGRGLMGYLGNKGSISISMSLHHTSFCFICCHLTSGEKEGDELRRNSDVMEILRKTRFPRVRGAGDIKSPETILEHDRIIWLGDLNYRISLSYCSAKALVEMHNWKQLLEKDQLRIERRCGRVFQGWKEGRIYFPPTYKYSFNSDRYSGECVHSKEKRRTPAWCDRILWHGNGLIQLSYVRGESRFSDHRPVYSIFMAEVEIIRQRRRNMGCFNSRVEVEELLPYSYSFGDIKFN from the exons ATGCGGACTATGATGCTAGCCAAG TTTGGGCTGAATTTGCTTGGTGATCCAGGAAGAAATGGTCATGGAGGTGAATGGAGGACCAGCTGCTCAGAGAGGGAGGCAGGCACAGCCAAGAAAAGCAGAACTG ACCGGATGCCAAAGAAGAATGCCGACTGCATTCGTCGAGGAAGGACTGAATCTGATGTGTCACGCCTGACTGAAGTTCAAGATTACAG AATATTTGCTTCAACATGGAATGTGGGTGGTAAATCCCCATCAAAGGGATTAGATTTAGATGAGTGGCTCCACTCTTCACCTCCTGCTGATATCTATATTCTAGG ATTTCAAGAAATTGTTCCTTTGAATGCTGGAAATGTTCTTGGTACTGAAGATAATGTTCCAGCAAAAAAGTGGGTATCCCTCATTAGGAGGACACTGAACAGGAATCCTGGGGCTAGCAGCTATGGTGGCTATCACACACCATCTCCTGTCCCTGATCCAGTTGTTGAACTAGATGCTGATTTTGAGGGATCATCGAGAAGACATGATAACTTGTCATTTTTCCATCGGCGATCATTCCAGAACCTTAGTCAGAGTTTAAGAGTCGAAGGAAATTATATGTCATCACAGCCAAGGTTGGACCGTAGGTTCAGCGTTTGTGACCCAGTTAGCTTGGGCGGCAGACCAAGTGATTTTGATGGAAATTTCCCATGTGCGGGATCACCAGATGATGAATATATTGAGGAGGATGGAAGCAATGGAACTTATTTTTCACCGTTTCCATATGGCTACGGTACCTCAATAGCTATGGAGGAAAACGATGAGCAACCAAATACCTCTAG GTACTGTTTGGTTGCCAGCAAGCAGATGGTTGGTATATTTCTCACAGTTTGGGTGCGCAGCGAATTAAGAAATGATGTGAAAAATCTTAAAGTCTCTTGTGTTGGTAGAGGTCTAATGGGGTATCTTGGAAATAAG GGTTCGATATCAATAAGCATGTCTTTGCATCACACATCCTTTTGTTTTATCTGTTGTCATTTGACATCTGGAGAAAAGGAGGGGGATGAATTGCGCAGAAATTCTGATGTTATGGAAATCTTAAGAAAGACTAGATTTCCTCGGGTTCGTGGTGCTGGTGACATTAAGTCACCAGAAACCATTCTTGAGCATGA TCGTATCATATGGCTTGGGGATTTGAATTACCGGATTTCCCTTTCATACTGCTCGGCAAAAGCACTCGTTGAAATGCATAACTGGAAGCAACTGTTGGAGAAAGATCAA CTACGAATAGAACGAAGATGCGGACGCGTTTTCCAGGGGTGGAAAGAAGGACGGATTTATTTTCCTCCAACATACAAATATTCATTCAACTCAGATCGCTATTCTGGGGAGTGTGTGCATTCAAAGGAAAAGCGAAGAACACCAGCTTG GTGCGATCGTATTCTATGGCATGGTAATGGACTCATTCAGTTATCTTATGTTCGTGGAGAGTCGCGCTTCTCCGACCATAGACCGGTGTACAGCATTTTCATGGCGGAGGTTGAAATTATCCGCCAGAGGAGAAGAAATATGGGCTGTTTCAACTCTAGAGTTGAGGTGGAAGAGCTTCTGCCATATTCTTACAGCTTTGGAGACATCAAGTTCAACTAA
- the LOC4334398 gene encoding cupincin precursor, with the protein MAKKKTSSSMARSQLAALLISLCFLSLASNAVGWSRRGEREEEDERRRHGGEGGRPYHLGEESFRHWTRTRHGRFSVLERFPDEQVVGAAVGGYRVAVLEAAPRAFLQPSHYDADEVFYVKEGEGVIVLLREGRRESFCVREGDAMVIPAGAIVYSANTHSSKWFRVVMLLNPVSTPGHFEEYFPVGGDRPESFFSAFSDDVLQAAFNTRREELEKVFERQREGGEITTAPEEQIRELSKSCSRGGGGGSGSEWEIKPSSLTGKSPYFSNNHGKLFELTGDECRHLKKLDLQIGLANITRGSMIAPNYNTRATKLAVVLQGSGYFEMACPHVSGGGSSERREREREHGRRREEEQGEEEHGERGEKARRYHKVRAQVREESVIVIPASHPATIVASEGESLAVVCFFVGANHDEKVFLAGRNSPLRQLDDPAKKLVFGGSAAREADRVLAAQPEQILLRGPHGRGSVSDM; encoded by the exons ATGGCGAAGAAGAAGAcgtcgtcgtccatggcgaGATCGCAGCTGGCGGCGCTGCTCATCTCCCTGTGCTTCCTCTCCCTCGCGTCGAACGCCGTTGGGTGGAGCAGGAGaggggagcgggaggaggaggacgaacggcggcgccacggcggcgagggcgggagGCCGTACCACTTAGGGGAGGAGAGCTTCCGGCACTGGACGAGGACGCGGCACGGGCGGTTCAGCGTGCTGGAGAGGTTCCCCGACGAGCAGGTggtgggcgccgccgtcgggggGTACCGCGTCGCCGtgctggaggcggcgccgcgcgcgTTCCTGCAGCCCAGCCACTACGACGCCGACGAGGTGTTCTACGTCAAGGAGGGCGAGGGCGTGATCGTGCTGCTGcgtgaggggaggagggagtcgTTCTGCGTGAGGGAGGGCGACGCCATGGTCAtccccgccggcgccatcgTCTACTCCGCCAACACACACAGCTCCAAGTGGTTCCGCGTCGTCATGCTGCTCAACCCCGTCTCCACTCCCGGCCACTTCGAG GAATACTtccccgtcggcggcgaccggccggagTCGTTCTTCAGCGCGTTTAGCGACGACGTTCTGCAGGCGGCGTTCAAC ACTCGCCGGGAAGAATTGGAGAAGGTGTTCGAGAGGCAGCGGGAGGGCGGCGAGATCACGACGGCGCCGGAGGAGCAGATACGGGAGCTGAGCAAGTCGtgctcccgcggcggcggcggcggctcgggttctGAGTGGGAAATCAAGCCGTCCAGCCTCACCGGCAAGAGTCCGTACTTCTCCAACAACCACGGCAAGCTGttcgagctcaccggcgacgagtGCCGCCACCTCAAGAAGCTCGACCTGCAGATCGGCCTCGCCAACATCACCCGC GGCTCGATGATTGCGCCGAACTACAACACCCGCGCCACCAAGCTCGCCGTCGTCCTGCAGGGCAGCGGCTACTTTGAGATGGCGTGCCCACACgtgtccggcggcggctcgtcggAGCGCCGGGAGCGCGAGCGCGAgcacgggaggaggagggaggaggaacagggagaggaggagcacgGCGAGCGCGGGGAGAAGGCGAGGAGGTACCACAAGGTGAGGGCGCAGGTTCGGGAGGAGTCGGTGATCGTGATCCCCGCGTCGCACCCGGCGACGATCGTCGCCAGCGAGGGCGAGAGCCTCGCCGTCGTCTGCTTCTTCGTCGGCGCCAACCACGACGAGAAGGTGTTCCTCGCCGGCAGGAACAGCCCGCTGAGGCAGCTCGACGACCCGGCCAAGAAGCTCGTGTTCGGCGGCTCCGCGGCGAGGGAAGCGGACCGCGTGCTCGCCGCGCAGCCGGAGCAGATCTTGCTGCGCGGCCCGCACGGCCGCGGCAGCGTCTCCGACATGTAA
- the LOC4334399 gene encoding non-specific lipid transfer protein GPI-anchored 5, whose amino-acid sequence MAAAGVSGLAVGCLVAATAALLVAGASAQTGCTAALINLYPCLNYISGNETSPTRTCCSQLATVVQSQPQCLCAAISGDSSSSIGGVTIDKTRALELPKACNVVTPPASRCNSAGGNTPGAATTTSPATQTPGATGAGTGVGSKTTPTAPYLINGGASLRGATGLVLALAAVAVYAV is encoded by the exons ATGGCGGCAGCAGGAGTGAGCGGGTTGGCGGTGGGGTGCCTCGtggccgccacggcggcgctgctcgtcgccggcgcgtcCGCGCAGACGgggtgcacggcggcgctgATCAACCTGTACCCGTGCCTCAACTACATCAGCGGCAACGAGACGTCGCCGACGAGGACCTGCTGCTCGCAGCTCGCCACCGTGGTGCAGTCCCAGCCGCAGTGCCTGTGCGCGGCGATCAGCGgcgactcgtcgtcgtcgatcggcGGCGTCACCATCGACAAGACCCGCGCCCTCGAGCTCCCCAAGGCCTGCAACGTGGTCACCCCGCCGGCGAGCCGGTGCAACT CTGCCGGCGGAAACACTCCGGGCGCTGCcacgacgacctcgccggcaaCGCAGACGCCGGGCGCCACCGGTGCAGGAACCGGCGTTGGATCGAagacgacgccgacggcgccgtACCTGATCAACGGCGGCGCGTCGCTCCGCGGCGCCACGGGCTTGGTGCTCGCGCTCGCGGCTGTCGCGGTGTACGCCGTGTGA